The genome window AAGAGGATCTGGCTGAAGGCGCCAATCAGCCGCGCTATTGGTGCGGCTATCCGGCTCCCTATTCCGAGGAGCTCGAGAAAGGCCAGCCCGATACGGCGAAAATCCGTACGCGTTTCCCGCCGGAGCCGAACGGCTACCTCCACATCGGTCACGCGAAGAGCATCTGCCTCAACTTCGGTCTCGCCCGCGATTACGGCGGCCGCTGCCACATGCGCTTTGACGACACCAATCCCGTGAAGGAGGATCAGGAGTACGTCGACGGCATTCTCGACAGCGTCCGCTGGCTCGGCTTCTCCTGGGAGCACGGCAGCGAAAAGAACCTTTATTTCGCAAGCTCCTACTTTGAGTACATGTACGCTTTTGCCGAACACCTCATCAAGACGGGCTACGCCTATGTGGATGAGCAGACGGCAGACGAAATGCGCGACAACCGCGGCACGTTGAAGGAACCGGGAAAGAACTCTCCCTACCGTGATCGTTCGGTTGAGGAGAATCTGCGCATCTTCCGCGAAATGAGAGACGGCAAGCACGCCGAAGGTTCGATGGTGCTTCGCGCCCGCATCGACATGGCGAGCCCCAACATCAACCTTCGCGATCCGGCGATCTACCGCATCCGCTTTGCTGAACACCATTCGACGGGCAACAAGTGGTGCATCTATCCGATGTACACCTTCGCGCACCCGATCGAGGATTCGCTCGAAAACATCACTCACTCGATCTGCACGCTCGAATTCGAAGACCAGCGTGCTTTCTATGACTGGGCGCTTGAGCGCGTGATCCCGGTGCTTCGCACTCCCCAGTATGAGGAAGCGCAGAAGATCGTTGCCGCGATGGCAAAGGGCGAGGATGCAAGAGCCATGGCTTTCGCTGCGGCAGCTTATGCGGCGCGCGAGAAGCTCGGTCAGAGCGCTCCGGAAGCAGAAGTTGCGAAGCTTTTCGAAGGCTGGAAGGATGGCGTGCCCGCCGACCTCTCGGATGCGTCCGTGAAGCACTTCTTCGAAGTGCTCCTCGCGCATCCGGAAAACTTCACTCCGCTCCTTCAGGCAGCGCTCTCGGCGACGGTGAGAAAGAACTTCTTCCTCCTCTCGCATCAGTACGAATTCAACCGTCTGAACCTCACGTATGTGGTGGTGAGCAAGCGCAAGCTCATTCAGCTCGTCACGGAACATTACGTCGACGGCTGGGACGATCCCCGCATGCCCACGATCGTGGGTCTGCGCCGCCGCGGCTTTACGCCGGAAAGCCTCCAGACCTTTGCGGAACGCTGCGGCGTTTCCCGCGTTGCGGGCGGCTGGATCGACTATTCCGTGCTTGAGCAGTGCCTGCGCGAGGACCTCGAAGCGCGTGCTGAGCGCCGCATGACGGTGCTTCATCCCCTGAAGCTCATCATCGACAATTATCCGGAAGGTCAGTCTGAAACGCTGATCGCGGAAAATCATCCGCAGAAGCCCGAAATGGGAACGCGTGAAATCACTTTCTCGCGCGAGCTCTGGATTGAGGAGAGTGATTTTGCGGAAGTGCCGCCCAAGGGCTTCCGCCGTCTCACGATCCCGGCTGACGGGTCTCCCGCCAAGCCCGTGCGTCTGCGCTACGGCTACGTGATCGTCCCGACCTCGTTTGAAAAGGATGCTTCCGGGAAGGTGATAGCAGTGCATGCAAATTACCTCCCTGAAACGCGCTCCGGCACCGAAGGCTCGATGAGCGTGAAGACGAAGGCCACCATTCACTGGCTGGACGCCGGGACGGCAAAGGCCGCGGAAGTGCGCGTCTACGACCGGCTCTTCTGCGAACCCAATCCGGAAGCAGGCGAAGGAAGCTTCCTCGACCGTCTCACGCCCAATTCGAAGACGATTCTCCAGTCGTTTGTGGAGCCCTGCACGGCAGAGGCAAAGCCTGACGACAAGTTCCAGTTCGAGCGCAGCGGCTACTTCGTTGCCGACCGCAAGGATCATTCGCCGGAACACCCTGTCTTCAATCTGTCCGTCGGACTTCGCGATTCCTGGGGAAAATAAGGTATTTTGCCTAATCCAAGAGAAGTCTCTCCAATGGGAGAGGCTTCTCTGAAATTCCGAAAATTTCCTGTGATATGATGAGCCGTCGCCGGGAGATAGGATAAAACCCTCCCAGGTTCATTTCTGCCGATCGGGCGCAGAGGAAGGGATAAACGATTCAGCCCTTCTCAAGGCGCCCTATGGCCCAAAGCGCATTTCATTTGAAAGGTACTGCATATCATGAAGAAGATTATTGTTGCCGCTGCTGCTGCTCTTCTCGCCGTCGGCGCCCAGGCTGCCACCTACAAGGATGGCTCCTACACGGGTGAAGGCAAGGGCCGTGAGTCCGTCATCACCGTTCAGGTTGATGTCAAGGGCGGCAAGATTGCCGACGTCAAGGTTGTGAAGCACGGCGAAACCGAAATGATCATCGCTGCTCCGATCGAACAGATGATCCCGGAAATCGTCAAGAAGAACGGCGTTGAAGGTGTTGACTCCGTCGGCGGCGCCACGCTCTCCTCCGAGGGCATCAAGGCTGCCGTTAAGGATGCTCTCTCGAAGGCCCAGTAATCTCGGGATTGAGCTGAGACGCTCTTAAAGCGCCTCATCAGTCATAAGGGGGACCGCTATTGAAGCGCCATCCCCCTTTTTTATTGCTTCTCCAGAAGAATTGCTGCTCTTTGTGAGAAACCATGCTTCGTCATTCTCTTTCTTTCCTTGTCCCCGGTAGAACGCTTCGACTGCTTGCCGTTTCTTTGGCCATTGCTGCCGCCATCGGCTTTTCTTTCCCTCCGGAAAGCGTATCGGCGGCACCTGCGTCCGCGTCTCAGGAGGCTGAAGCCGCAGAATACGAGCTCGACACCACGACCCTTCATATGGGAACGGTGGTGAGCGCGAAGCTCCTCGGAAAAACGCCTGAAGCTGTGAAGCGCTATGCCGAACTTGTGGAGTCGGAAGTGAAGCGCTATGACGACATGATGAGCGTGCACAAGGAAACGCCCCTGAATGAAGTCAACCGCCGTGCCGGGGAAGCCGTGCCGGTGACGCCGGAAATCGCTGAAATGTCGAGAATGGCACTGAAGATTGCCGATGAAACCGGGAGCGCCTTTGAGCCCATGATCGGCCCGCTCGTCAACCTCTGGAAGATCGGCTTCGGCGGAAATGAAGTGCCCTCAGACGAAGCAATCAAAAAGGCGATTGAACTCGTTGATCACCGCAAGGTCCGCGTCTGGGAAGACAAGGGACAATGGTTCATGCAGATCGGCAAGGGCCAGAACGTCGATATGGGCGCCATTGCCAAGGGCTACATCGGCCAGAAGCTCGCTGAGAAGCTCGTTGTGGCGGGAGCCACGCACGGTCTCCTGGATCTCGGCGGCAATGTCGTTGCTATCGGTGAAAAATTTCCCGGACAGCCCTGGCGCATCGGGCTCCGGAGCCCGGACAAGGAACGCGGCAGCTATTTCGCCGTCATTTCTGCAGCGAACGAGAGCGTCATTACCTCCGGCGCGTATGAACGCAACTTCGAAAAGAACGGTCGTCGGTACGGCCATATTTTGAGTCCGGTAACCGGTCGACCGGTGACGACGGACATTGCGTCCGTCACGATTGTCGACAGCCATGGGGCTCGCGCTGATGCGCTCTGCACGGCGCTTTTCGCAATGGGCTGGGATAAGGCGGAAGCTTTCCTCAGGGCCCACCCGGAAGTGCATGCGGTGCTCCTCAAAGAGAATCTTGAGGATGCGCTCGTTTCGGAGGCTCTGCGCAATAAAATTCAGCCATACGATTCGAACCTCAGAATGCACTTCATCGAGCAGCAAGGAAGCTGATTCCTTTTCTGCATGAACGGCGCCGATATCCCGACATCGGCGCACATGACGGCGCTTTGGGTTCTGAACCTTTGGCGCCGTTTTTGCATCCGTACTCTTTAAGCACCCACATGACCGATCCTCGCTTCATCCATCTCCGGTTCCATTCCGAATATTCGATTACAGACGGCATCGTTCGCGTGGATCCCATGATCCATGCAGTGGAAAAGAGCGGAGGCGTTGCCATCGGCATCTGCGACCTGATGAATATTTTTGGCGGCCTGCGCTTTTATACGCATGCGCTCGCTGCCGGCATCAAGCCGATTCTCGGATGCGACTTGAAGGTCATGAATCCGAAGGACCTGAAGAAGCCGTATCGGCTCGGGGTCTACTGCATGAATCATGAGGGCTACCACTCCCTCTGCGTGCTCCTCACGAAAGCGTTTCTTACGAAGAACGACGCTGCCCGCGGGTTGATTGACCCCGCCTGGTTTGATAACGGCGGCGGGAAGGGTCTCATTTGCCTCTCGGGCGCCTCGCAGGGCGAACTCGGACAGCTCCTTCTATCGAAGCGCTGGGCGCTCGCAGAAGAGGCGCTCGAGCGCTATAAGGCCTGGTTCCCGGACTGCTTCTATGTTGAACTCCAGCGTGCCGGACGACCTTCCGACGAGCTTGCTACCGCGCGACTGGCGAATTTTGCCACCGAACACCGGATTCCGGTCGTAGCGACCCATCCGATTCAGTTCCTCAACAAGGAAGATTTTGAAGCGCATGAAGTGCGCTGCTCCATTGCAGAGGGCTATACGCTCCAAGATCCGCGTCGGAGCAGAAGCTTTACGGAAGAGCAGTACTTTAAGAGCGAAGACGAAATGTGCGAGCTCTTCAAGGACATCCCGGCTGCGCTCGTCAACTCCGTTGAAATCGCAAAGCGCTGCAATCTTGACGGCGTGCTCTCGAAACCACAGCTCCCGCTTTTCCCCACGCCTGACGGCATGTCGCTTGACGACTACATCGACAAGCTCTCTAAGGAAGGCCTCCAGAAGCGCCTCGAGTTTCTTTATCCGGATCCCAAGGTTCTGGAAGAGAAGCGTCCGGCTTACGACAAGCGCCTCGAATACGAACTCGGCATCATCAAGGGCATGAAGTTCCCGGGGTACTTTCTTATCGTTCAGGACTTCATCAACTGGTCGAAGCGAAACGGCGTTCCGGTGGGGCCGGGACGCGGATCAGGCGCAGGTTCGCTTGTCGCTTATTCTCTTGGCATTACGGATCTGGATCCGCTTCATTTCGACCTCCTTTTTGAACGCTTCCTCAATCCGGAACGCGTGTCCATGCCTGACTTCGACGTGGACTTCTGTCAGTACAACCGCGACCGCACAATTGACTATGTGAAGCGTGCGTACGGTGCTGACGCCGTGAGCCAGATTGCAACATTTGGAACGTTGGGCGCCAAGGCCGTGGTGCGCGACGTCGGCCGCGCACTGGACGTTCCCTACATGAAAACGGATGCGCTCTCGAAGCTCATTCCGATGCAGCCCGGCAGAAATATTTCGCTTGACGAAGCGATTGCTGAAGTGCCGGAATTCAAGGACGCGATCGAAAACGACGACGAATATAAGGAAATCATTCGGATCGCGAAGCCCCTCGAAGGTCTCACGCGAAACCTCGGCATGCACGCCGGCGGCGTGCTGATTGCGCCGGGGAAACTCACGGACTTCTGCCCACTCTATAACTCCGACGGGCGTCCTGAAAATACGATCAGCCAGTTCGATAAAAAGGACGTGGAAAATGTCGGCTTGGTGAAGTTCGACTTTCTTGGCCTCACCACGCTTTCCATCCTGGCAAAAGCTGTTGAGTTCATCGACAAGCTCTATCCGGAACAGCATTTCGAATTGGAACGCATTCCGGTAGATGACGTTGAAACCTATGAACTCTTCCAACAGGGCAATACCGCTGCCGTATTCCAGTTTGAATCGGAAGGCATGCGCACGCTTCTCAAGCAGGCGAAGCCCGACCGCCTTGAAGACCTGGTTGCTTTAAACGCGCTCTATCGTCCGGGCCCGATGGATCTGATTCCGTCCTTTATTGACCGAAAATTCGGCCGAGAGAAAGTGGAATACCTTGACCAGCGCATGGAGCCGGTGCTCAAGGAAACCTACGGCATCATGGTTTATCAGGAACAGGTGATGCGAGTCGCCCAGGTGGTTGGCGGCTACTCGCTTGGCGGCGCAGACCTGCTGCGTCGCGCCATGGGTAAAAAGAACGTCGAGGAAATGAAGCGTCAGCGCGCTGTTTTTGTTAAGGGCGCCGCTGAACGCAACGTCAAGGAATCGGTTGCGACTGAAATTTTCGACTTGATGGAGAAATTTGCGGGATACGGCTTCAATAAATCCCACGCAGCGGCCTATTCCTATGTCGCCTATCAGACGGCTTATCTCAAGGTGCACCACACCTCATCCTTCTATGCAGCCAACCTCTGCATGGTGATGGATGACGGCGATAAGATGAACGCGCTTGTCACCGATGCAAAAAACAACGGCATTAATTTCCTGATTGCTGATATCAACCAGAGCGACTGGTTCTTCTCGGTTCCTAACGAAGCGCAGATTCGTTTTGGTCTCGGCGCCATAAAAGGCATCAACCGATCTGTGGTCGAAAGCATTATCAGAAGCCGCAAGGAGGAAGGTCCGTACACGGACATCTTCAACTTTGCCAAGCGCGTACCGGAGATCAATCAGAAGATTTTTGAGAGCCTGATCAAAGCTGGCGCCTTTGATTCCATTGATCGCAGAAGGAATGTCCTGCTTGCCAACGTGAGTGATGCAATTCAGTATTCAAGAGGGCTTCAGGATCATCTAGGGCAGGATGCACTTTTTGGTGAGGAAGTGGCTACCCCCCTACTTAAAGAAGACTCTCCGATAGAGTCTAAAGCCCTGGAATGGGAGAAAAGTGTTTATGGTTTTTGGGTTAGTGGCCATCCTTATGAACAGTACAGAAACTTGTTTCGAAATGAATTGGGTCGTAAACGATTACTTGATCTAGTCCCTGGAAGAGAAACAATTCATGTAACTGGTCTTGTAGGGGAAGTGAGACAGGTAGTAGGGAAGAAGGGGGCATTCGGTATCGTTAAACTGGATGATGGTTCAAGCGTGATCGAATTACTGATTTATACCACGGTCTGGGAAAAATATAAAAATAAAATTGAGAATGGTAATTTCTTGGAAGCAGTTGGAAAAGTAAAATTTGATGACTATACAAAACAATTATCCATAGTTGTTGATGGCATTGATGATTTGACGGGGTATTTTAGTGCGCATGTTTCTCGTATTATGATAAGACCATGCTACCACACTCTATATCTAGAAAAAATTAAAAATATAGTGAGTAATAATTCTAGTTCTGCAGGGGCCCCTAAGGTATGCTTATTATATAGAAATGAAAAAAATAAATTAACAGGAGTCATCGAGTTGGGGGGCTTTTCATATAATGTTTCGGCACTGATTAAACTAACAGATTTTATTAATATTGATATTCTATAATAAATTATGAAGAAATTAACAGTATTAATGCCCGTATATAATGGCCGTTTAGATTGGGTAGAGGGGGCTGTTTCCTCTATACTAAATCAAAGTTTTCGTGATTTTAACTTTTTGATTATTAATGACGGATCTAATCAGGAAATGACGGAGTTCTTGATGTCCTTACCATCAAGGGATGGTAGGATTAAAATATTAAATAATGATGGGAATAAGGGATTGGTTTATTCGCTCAATCGAGGTCTAGAAGAATCCGGTACTGAGTGGGTTGCCCGGATGGATGCTGACGATTGGGCATTCCCTCATAGACTAGAAGTGCAAATGGATTATTTAGAAAATTCTAAGAGTGTTTCAGTTTTAGGAACAAAAGCAGTCTATTTAGAAGATGGAAAGCCAGTATTAAAGAAAAATTTACCATTAACAATGGAGAATATTGCTGCTAGTCTGCCATTTTATTGTTGTATATGCCACCCTACTGTGATATTGAATAGAAAAGCTGTATTGTCGGTTGGTGGATATCCGAATGTGAAGAATGCAGAAGACTATGCATTATGGTTAGAGTTGCTAAGAACCAAAAAATATAACTTTATTAATCTAGATTCTATCTGTTTAAGATATAGAAGAGGATTGGAAAGGAAAGAATATAGACAAATTCAAGTTTCTTCATCTTATAGAGTGAGAGATCTATTTTTTAACCAGCTTGGTCTTGATGTCCATTCAATCTGTAGAGGAAACTTATGGGAGTTGCATAATATTATTGTTTCTAAAATTTTGTTGTTGCATCCAGATGCCAATAGATCTATTTTAATGATTAATGCTGATAAATTTATATTGGATTTGTTGCGTTCTAAAAATTGCAGTATACCATCGACAATACTTGAATATCAAAAATGGAAATTTTATTATTTGTGGCATAAATTTAATTCGACTTTTGATGACTTGAGATAAATTTATTTTTAGTTGTTTTATAACAAATCACGAAAACTGCTCTTTTATCGGGGCAGACGCTTATTTTAATCTTTTTTTCCAAAGAGGAATAGAAAACCAAGAATAATGCCTATATCCGTTATAATCTTCCTTTTTTAAAGAGGACGAAAGCTTATTTATGTTGTTAGTTTCTGTAAAATAATATTTATAGGGAATTGAATCTGGGTTTTTTACGTTCCAAGGCTTTTTTGATCCTGTATAATGGATTATTGCAGCATTTTCGATAATATCTATGGATGAATTTCTGATTTCTGCCATCGTTAGGTTGAATCTTTTGTTAATTTTCTTGATTTGTCCTTTAAATATTATATTTATAATATCTTGATCTTGGAAATTAATTTTTTTTGATTTTTCTATTTTTTCTGCGGCTGATATGATTTCATCACCACTAAACAACTGAGTGATTCTTTTAATATTGAACAATAAAACCCCTGCATTCACATAAATATCATCATTAAGTAAGCCAATATTGTTCTTGTAGTTTATTGCTTTGATGAATGTGTCTTCTACTCCTGCAAGACAGAAATTTTGAATATCAGTTTCCCATAAGTCATCAATATTGTGTCGAATGACGATATCTGCATCGAGATAGAGAATTTTGTCTTCAATATCTTTAAAAATTGTAGGAATAAGTAACCTAAAGTAGGTTTCAATGCTTGTATGTGGAATTGTTATTTTAATATTGTCGAAAATATAATTAGATATTTTGATTAGTTTAATATTTACCCGTGCGTTGTTATTCTGCAAATTGAGTATTTTTATTTTATTTTCCGCATCTAAATCGTTGAACAAGACGTATACTTTAATCAATTCTGAATTGGTGTAGGTAATGATTGATTTAATAATTTTAATTGTTTGTTCGTAGTATGAGTTATTAATTGCAAAACAAATTGATATGTATTTATTCATATTGTATTTCTATTATAAATAATATTTTCTACAAGCTCTGTCGATTTGCCAGTTGTTTTTTTAAAGATATTTAAAATGCTTTAATTGCATTAGCGAATATTAGAAAATAATTGGTGTGTAAATATAAAATGCGGATTAATATTAAATTTTAGAGTGTCTCTCTGTCTATTGACAAAACTGTCGACAAGTAGACATAAATTCTAAGTCCGCAACGCCAAGAATTGTTGGCGAGGTATCTTAAAGTTATTGGATAAATAGTTTTGTTTACGCTAATCGTTACGCCCCTCCAGAGGGAGATTGTTCGTAGGCCTTATAGGCAGCTAGAGATTGTGTGTTTGCAACTTTACTATTGATGCTGATCAGTTCATAAAATTCATTATGAACCAGTTAGCCCCATTTACCAAATGGAAAGCAACAGGTCACAGCAGACCATTGAGTCGAATTTTATCATCGACGAGTTTGTTAACGGTCAGCGTAAACGAGACTGTTTAGCCAACGACTTTGAGACGTGATACGCCAAGGATTTGAGACCATATACCGTATCTGACCGGGACGATATACCAACATCCTGTTGGCCTGGATACCTCCGCTACCACGAGACCCATTACCACTGAGACCCGATACCTCCGTAAAGAGAGATGGATTACCACAGGGATTGAGACTGCAAACCGCTCTGAATGAGACGGCATACCACTCTTGGTCAGCTTTACCTCTGCACTGAGACTACTTGCCCCAGCGGCAGAACTGCATACAAATGAATGGGACCCGATGCCATGACGAAATGAGATGAGATACCACAGCAATAAGACAGGATACCTCTGCATGAGACTACTGAATATGCTGAATATCGACAATGGTATTTCCTCTTAACATAATGTATTCCTTGGATATTAAGTCGAAATCCCTTCGGCTTAATTACCAAGGAGACTGCTATGTCGAAACAAGCAAGAAAGTCTCGGGGCCCTTCTGTTGTTGAGTCCGAAATCCCTCGGCTGACACCTCAGGAAATTTTTGAAGGCTACGAAAGGCATCTCTATAGCGTTGAGGATGCCAAGACATTGATGCAGATGCCTCGCAGCACGTTTATGCGGCATCTCAAGAACTGGCGAGAGACAGGTCGGCTGCCCTCACATACCGGTCAAGGGAATCGTGTTCCGGCCAATAAGCTCGATCCGCAGATCAGAGCGAGGATCATCGAGTTTGCAACAGGCAAATATGAGGGCTTCCAGGCAACCCTCCTGCATAAGTATTTGCTCATTGAGGGTATTGAGGTCTCCGTTGAAACGGTACGACGAATCCTGACAACACTTCGTCCGGAAGAAACTCCAAAGGAGCGCAGGTCGACCGCGCATAAGCTGCGCCGCCGCAGATCGAGCGTTGGGGAACTGATTCAAATTGACGGCAGTCCGCATCCATGGTTCGAGG of Sutterella faecalis contains these proteins:
- a CDS encoding glutamine--tRNA ligase codes for the protein MSDNTEAQTGRATNFIRNIIEEDLAEGANQPRYWCGYPAPYSEELEKGQPDTAKIRTRFPPEPNGYLHIGHAKSICLNFGLARDYGGRCHMRFDDTNPVKEDQEYVDGILDSVRWLGFSWEHGSEKNLYFASSYFEYMYAFAEHLIKTGYAYVDEQTADEMRDNRGTLKEPGKNSPYRDRSVEENLRIFREMRDGKHAEGSMVLRARIDMASPNINLRDPAIYRIRFAEHHSTGNKWCIYPMYTFAHPIEDSLENITHSICTLEFEDQRAFYDWALERVIPVLRTPQYEEAQKIVAAMAKGEDARAMAFAAAAYAAREKLGQSAPEAEVAKLFEGWKDGVPADLSDASVKHFFEVLLAHPENFTPLLQAALSATVRKNFFLLSHQYEFNRLNLTYVVVSKRKLIQLVTEHYVDGWDDPRMPTIVGLRRRGFTPESLQTFAERCGVSRVAGGWIDYSVLEQCLREDLEARAERRMTVLHPLKLIIDNYPEGQSETLIAENHPQKPEMGTREITFSRELWIEESDFAEVPPKGFRRLTIPADGSPAKPVRLRYGYVIVPTSFEKDASGKVIAVHANYLPETRSGTEGSMSVKTKATIHWLDAGTAKAAEVRVYDRLFCEPNPEAGEGSFLDRLTPNSKTILQSFVEPCTAEAKPDDKFQFERSGYFVADRKDHSPEHPVFNLSVGLRDSWGK
- a CDS encoding glycosyltransferase family 8 protein — encoded protein: MNKYISICFAINNSYYEQTIKIIKSIITYTNSELIKVYVLFNDLDAENKIKILNLQNNNARVNIKLIKISNYIFDNIKITIPHTSIETYFRLLIPTIFKDIEDKILYLDADIVIRHNIDDLWETDIQNFCLAGVEDTFIKAINYKNNIGLLNDDIYVNAGVLLFNIKRITQLFSGDEIISAAEKIEKSKKINFQDQDIINIIFKGQIKKINKRFNLTMAEIRNSSIDIIENAAIIHYTGSKKPWNVKNPDSIPYKYYFTETNNINKLSSSLKKEDYNGYRHYSWFSIPLWKKRLK
- a CDS encoding FMN-binding protein, with product MKKIIVAAAAALLAVGAQAATYKDGSYTGEGKGRESVITVQVDVKGGKIADVKVVKHGETEMIIAAPIEQMIPEIVKKNGVEGVDSVGGATLSSEGIKAAVKDALSKAQ
- a CDS encoding FAD:protein FMN transferase, with translation MLRHSLSFLVPGRTLRLLAVSLAIAAAIGFSFPPESVSAAPASASQEAEAAEYELDTTTLHMGTVVSAKLLGKTPEAVKRYAELVESEVKRYDDMMSVHKETPLNEVNRRAGEAVPVTPEIAEMSRMALKIADETGSAFEPMIGPLVNLWKIGFGGNEVPSDEAIKKAIELVDHRKVRVWEDKGQWFMQIGKGQNVDMGAIAKGYIGQKLAEKLVVAGATHGLLDLGGNVVAIGEKFPGQPWRIGLRSPDKERGSYFAVISAANESVITSGAYERNFEKNGRRYGHILSPVTGRPVTTDIASVTIVDSHGARADALCTALFAMGWDKAEAFLRAHPEVHAVLLKENLEDALVSEALRNKIQPYDSNLRMHFIEQQGS
- the dnaE gene encoding DNA polymerase III subunit alpha; translation: MGSEPLAPFLHPYSLSTHMTDPRFIHLRFHSEYSITDGIVRVDPMIHAVEKSGGVAIGICDLMNIFGGLRFYTHALAAGIKPILGCDLKVMNPKDLKKPYRLGVYCMNHEGYHSLCVLLTKAFLTKNDAARGLIDPAWFDNGGGKGLICLSGASQGELGQLLLSKRWALAEEALERYKAWFPDCFYVELQRAGRPSDELATARLANFATEHRIPVVATHPIQFLNKEDFEAHEVRCSIAEGYTLQDPRRSRSFTEEQYFKSEDEMCELFKDIPAALVNSVEIAKRCNLDGVLSKPQLPLFPTPDGMSLDDYIDKLSKEGLQKRLEFLYPDPKVLEEKRPAYDKRLEYELGIIKGMKFPGYFLIVQDFINWSKRNGVPVGPGRGSGAGSLVAYSLGITDLDPLHFDLLFERFLNPERVSMPDFDVDFCQYNRDRTIDYVKRAYGADAVSQIATFGTLGAKAVVRDVGRALDVPYMKTDALSKLIPMQPGRNISLDEAIAEVPEFKDAIENDDEYKEIIRIAKPLEGLTRNLGMHAGGVLIAPGKLTDFCPLYNSDGRPENTISQFDKKDVENVGLVKFDFLGLTTLSILAKAVEFIDKLYPEQHFELERIPVDDVETYELFQQGNTAAVFQFESEGMRTLLKQAKPDRLEDLVALNALYRPGPMDLIPSFIDRKFGREKVEYLDQRMEPVLKETYGIMVYQEQVMRVAQVVGGYSLGGADLLRRAMGKKNVEEMKRQRAVFVKGAAERNVKESVATEIFDLMEKFAGYGFNKSHAAAYSYVAYQTAYLKVHHTSSFYAANLCMVMDDGDKMNALVTDAKNNGINFLIADINQSDWFFSVPNEAQIRFGLGAIKGINRSVVESIIRSRKEEGPYTDIFNFAKRVPEINQKIFESLIKAGAFDSIDRRRNVLLANVSDAIQYSRGLQDHLGQDALFGEEVATPLLKEDSPIESKALEWEKSVYGFWVSGHPYEQYRNLFRNELGRKRLLDLVPGRETIHVTGLVGEVRQVVGKKGAFGIVKLDDGSSVIELLIYTTVWEKYKNKIENGNFLEAVGKVKFDDYTKQLSIVVDGIDDLTGYFSAHVSRIMIRPCYHTLYLEKIKNIVSNNSSSAGAPKVCLLYRNEKNKLTGVIELGGFSYNVSALIKLTDFINIDIL
- a CDS encoding glycosyltransferase translates to MKKLTVLMPVYNGRLDWVEGAVSSILNQSFRDFNFLIINDGSNQEMTEFLMSLPSRDGRIKILNNDGNKGLVYSLNRGLEESGTEWVARMDADDWAFPHRLEVQMDYLENSKSVSVLGTKAVYLEDGKPVLKKNLPLTMENIAASLPFYCCICHPTVILNRKAVLSVGGYPNVKNAEDYALWLELLRTKKYNFINLDSICLRYRRGLERKEYRQIQVSSSYRVRDLFFNQLGLDVHSICRGNLWELHNIIVSKILLLHPDANRSILMINADKFILDLLRSKNCSIPSTILEYQKWKFYYLWHKFNSTFDDLR